The following DNA comes from Magnolia sinica isolate HGM2019 chromosome 18, MsV1, whole genome shotgun sequence.
atcacTCAAGATGATGCGGGATCGCATAAATTTACAGGGACCTCAAAAACAAAAGGGGGGTTGACAGGTTTCGAAATGCTGGTGCTCTGAGTATTCCACTACCACAGCTTAGTCGGTTGTTAGAAGTGAAAACAGAGCACCACAGAAGAGAAGCACGGAGAACTTTGGGGCTGCATAATGTCTATACACGATCTCTGGCAGAGCGACCGATTAGTCTGCACTGCTCGGGAAGCAAATGACATGTTACTTGCCCATTGACAGTGAGGAGTTCTCCATCGATGCCGCACCCCTTGTGAATGCTTTTATCGGGCTTAATTTTCACTGACTTTACCTGCATCACCACCACCAATGGAAATTTCAGCAGGAATGCATGTTTTGGATGGTCAAAATGCATGCTTCAGGTGGGCATGGACACGTCTGCTGAAGGATGAATCTGAAGACATCTAATGCGGAGGGGGAAAGCAAGTAAGACAAGCTTATGATCGCATGTTTACACATACCTAAACAGAGCTGACAGGACGGGCACAAgcatttttttatcatttttcaagatttgatgaTAATCTTCATCTATTATGATGAAAAGCAGGTTCAAATAAATCCTCCTAGTTTCAGGCGCATCCCCTTGAGGATGTCCATAAAAGGACTAGATTTCAGAAGGCGTGGTTCTGGCTTGTTTTATTTCTTCAAAAGATATGGGTCATACTGTTGGCTGTGAAACAAATTTCCCTTTCCAAGATCTCTAATATTCATAGTTGTAGGACTTGTCTAGTGATTTAAGTATTGATAGTATCAGCCGATACTATCAATATCACACTCCGGCGATACAAAATCAGTGGGTAGTTATCAAACTCCCCGGTCGCAATCTTTTGATATGTCGCAGTTTCTAGCTCTAGAATATCATTGATACCTGCAATATGTGTCAATATTCAATGATACTGACAGAATAGTACCCCTTtctgagaaaagaaaaaaaaaatcaagaaaaaaggattttaaaaaatcaattttctaTTGTGTTGGGGAGGGGGTTGGGTATTACATTCCTACAAGTATTTCTACTAGTCCTTGTGAGCTGTTTTGAGGAGACAGAATTTGGGTGGGGAAATCAAGATTGGAGAGCAGCAACAAGCCAAAACCCAATCGatgagttttttttaaaaattatttaaagtATCTTTTTCTAATTTAAATGGTTTAGAATCGGTGAAACCAAGTTATTGATCCATGATTTCACATATTTTGCATGCTTAATCATGGACTTTTACATCCGGTTTTCGATTATAGGAAAATGTAGGAATTTGGTGAAAATCCAAAATTCCCCTGATTTCACCAATTTAACTTGCAGTTAAAGTGTAGAAAAATCATGTGATGATGTTTGTAGGCTGATCTATAGATCGatggaatttttaaatttttgaaaaaagataattaaaaaatattgaaattaattaattaattaatttttcttaaaattattCCGACCAACCAAAATTCGTTCCTAATATATTTTTGTATATTAATGTGTATGCTGATCTTAATATCAGcgactcttttatttattttcaaaaacaaatttaatttttatagaaaaataacaaaaataatttggaaacatttttttttttttttgtaatacatGCATTGTATAAATACATTTTTACAACTTTttttgaagagaaaaaaaaaactttgaatgTATTGTCCATGTTTACTTAGTTGTCTTGCatgatttataaatgttatgaactcattttgaatataattgcatcacttctaTTAGACAGCTCATAGTTTAAgaacctatacaaaggaaacttattgtgtacttggttttttgtgatcttttgagttccaagtgtataatattttttttaaacatcccctgaagttccattgaaaaattcgatcaacttccctatgtttcccaaaaaccaGCGACACATTCTGCAATACATGCAATATTTCCCATGCGATACCTGAATGTTTAGGTATCCCAAGGATCCGATGTATGCATTGATACCAATATTTCAATCACTGGACAAGTTCCATGCGACTACGACTCATCCGAGTTGACTTGGGCTCACTTGGACCGAATCCGGTTCGAACACCAAGTCCCATCACCCCCAACTCGCGTAACTAGCGACTCAACTAGACATTAAACAAGTCAGTCTGAATCGCCTAGTCATTTAACCATGCTTACATTTACACTATGTAAAGAACAAATGCACAAAGGAATGTCCCATGATATCCTAAAAAATTTGAAGGGCCTGGaatcaacaatccaaatttcaaaaaatgaaaagcaaaaaatttgtacaaacagTTTTTTATGAGAAGCAAGAACAATATAACTGTTGCAAGATCGGGGCCATTCATCATGCTGGCCGCACTGAAAAAATGCTCTGGCACAAAAAAGGCTGTTCCACTCATCAGTTGCGTAACACATGTTCATTTGACATGGACCATTAATCAACTTATAATAACTGTCGCTTTTTATCATGCTTGAACAGCCCACACGATAAGCGGACCAATATGTGCCAGGGCACATTCACAGACATGATGAACAGCCCTGATCTTGTACCTATGTTACAAGATAGCGCATGTTCTGCAAAGCAAATTCCTGACCCTCCTGGTGCATGTTCCTTAGAAGGGCTCAAAGAAAAGTAAAAAGTTGTTGCAGCTGTACCTTGACATATTCAACATAGGGCAGAGAAAGGTGTCGACCTAACTGCAGGCGCAAGAAAAATCTTAATAATCTCATCCGTCCACTTCCATGAACCAGCAACAAGTCCAAAGTGTTGTCATCATGCTCAGCTTTTGGTGCAACCACCTGAGCACTCTGAACAGTCTTGCATGAATGGTTGCATACCAAGACACCAAGAAACTGTCCTTTCCGGGTAATCCATTTCTCTTCATACTTTGGAGCAACCTCCTTCATTACACCCACATCTTCTGCATCATTCGGTGGTGGCCCTGGCAGCTCAATGGGATTCTCATCGCCCCAGTGAGGCTCAGTATCCCACTTGGGTTCAGCATcccatatcggacctggatcggACATTGTTGATGAAATATCCTCTTTGTCATTCATTGCTGTGTTTCCCCAAGAACATCTGGAGTCATTTGTAGCTGTCAAGCCAGTCCAACCTTTATCTGTCCTCGACCTTGATCTGGTCCTCGGCCAGTTGGGGGTGGCTGAGAGAGGCAGTTGAGGATGAATAACTTCTTCCGGCTCTGCCACTGCATTGCTTCTCCCAGAGGATAGGCGTTTCGTCTTAGGATCGAGACCACGAACATACTCAGATGGCTCAGTGCTAGCATGTGTGCTGCCAGTTGTGTCTAAATCTCCAGACATTCTGCTAGGGGTCATGATTGAGTCAATGCTTGATAAGCTCGATGCCCTCGGGATACCATCATTGTTTGATCTCCTCATAATGTCCAGATAAAGGTCTGACATCTCAGTGATTCCATGATCCTTCAGACCCTTTCCTTCAGGGTCTGATGCTGCCTTTTCCACAGGAAGATATTCCACTTCAAAGCTATACTTGGGCAAGCATAAGAATTTGAAAAAACCAGCCACAAAATATCGAAGAGGACCGAAACGCTTCTGATATTTCTCGGAAAGCTCCAGCACTGCAAAAGAATAAATAACACTTCTGATATTTCTTAAAAAGATCCAGTAAGAATCCAAGAAGACAGTAATGCTTCAAATGCATATACATATCTATGCTTCAATACAGAAAAGGATCCTGGTCAGTTTATAGTAGTTTCTGTGAATAATTATAAATCATCTTACCTTGACCTTCTAAACCTATGTCATATTGCATGCTAATGGCCTAATACATACTCAGATAAACAACTGCGACAACCAATGACTCAACAAATAAAGAATAGCATAGACAAGCACAGAAAGCAAATAAATCGGCTATTCTATACTCTTGTATAAAAAATAGCCTGGGAAAGGCCATGATGATGATTACATACTTGTGTATGCCATATTTGCACTATCAATTGTGCATATGCACACCTCTATCCCTGTAGGATACATTTGTTTTGATAGATTATATTATGTTTAAAATGGACACAAATGCAAAGCGCTCTTAAAAGGGACAATCAACAGTTTTGTTGGCCACACAATGTTGTCTAAAAGAAGGAGAACTCTTCTACAAAAACCCACAACGTCCAGAATGCAAACGAACCTCCACAGAACCCAAAACTCCCCTCAAGCATCAAGAAAATGACATTTTCCAAATCCATTCTAGAATATGACtcaagaatgaaaaagaataaaaccATTGCCATCTGCTTCATTAGAATTCTTCTGAATAAGGACATGAGCAGAATTACAATCTTGATACAGTAAAATGCAACAACAAAGCTGTTAATACAGTATAAAATCATTTTTACTGCCAAGTGAAGGAAAGTACAAAAGTATACatgcagatctctctctctctctctctctctctctctctctctctctctctctctctctctctgtgtgtgaaATTTGTGCGTGTGAGTTTGTgaaatttaatataaaaaaaggGGGATGATCCCAAATATGAATCTTTTTGGTCTTGGACGCCAAGAATGCTCAGTGTCAGCTTGACCAGCTGAAAATTGACCAAATAGACCTTAATCAAACACAGATCATGCATGATTGGTGGATTAGGGCTCATTAcatataaataaaatcaaaactggatgaaaaaatgaaaaacaaataaTGACTTACCCCTTCGATATTTCCTAAAATGACCACTCCGCTTCAATTCATGGAACCCTACtcaaattttgtgttttgatccttGAACCTAGAGCTAGtttaaatttatcttttaagcttCCTTCATAGTTGAAATGACGAAGTAGAAAATGGGAGAAATTTTGAAAACAATAAATTTAATAATAGGCCCTTTATGGCCATCTTTGCCTGTAACAGCCATATCAGCCTCTTAATGATGCCAATACAGCCTTTTTCTTTTCATAGCTGACCAATTCACCCCCATATAATGTGAAAGGGGTGACCTTTTCCTTTATGTAAAGGTAACTTTATAGTGCCATGATCCAAACAACATCCAACATAAAACatctactctttttttttcacacgcacactcatgccgtagtgggatttcaccacctatgtgtaCTCAAACCCCTGacttggtgttgaaactcttgtgagtctaccacaggggcaagagcaaggacccaacaTAAACATCTATATGAAACCCGATATTTGAGTAATGTTCAACTTAGTAAGAAATAACTAATGGAATGAACTGTGAAAGAAGAAAACcagaaattaaaaaatatatatatataaaataaaaatcctaaacTTCAATTTGTGAACTTGGGGTACTTTTAAGGTTCAGTACTGGAAGCCTTCCAATGAAACGAAACACATAATATCATCAGAGGGTGAGATCATCAGGCCCAATCGGTGTGACCGCACAGTTGCATTAAGTTGGCTTGATAGAAAAAGATTTAAGTTGGGCCAATGTTGCAAACACTGATCACCTGAATGCCAAAATCAGAAAAACATGCCCATGCTTGGATCATTAACAAGCCCATTTCCGGAAGCAGGGTCATCATATCTGCCTTCCTCTAAGCTAAGCACAGTCTGGCTGTGCATtttctcttagggcctgtttgtttttcaatttacactgtaaatgagtaattattacttCTTACACCTGATTGGAAAAGAGGAAATTAGTGTAATTATGCCTCGAAAACCGTGGTGTAAATACATTGAAAACAGACCAAAAATGTgccagtaaattctgtggggccactgttatgtatggatctgatccacactgtccatctgttttgcctgctcattttagggcatgagcccaaaaatgaggcagatccaaagctcgagaggaccccaccacaggaaacaggagaaattgaatgcctactacCATTGAAAGTTGAAATGAGCCTAGGGCCCACAGGGATGTGCacctgtcatccaacctgttcatgcagtcacacaaacatggacaaagggtaaacaaaaatatcaacttgatccaaaacttccctggCCCCCAAGAAGAATtgaatggtaagcattcaattccccctgtttcttgtggtgtggtccacttgagctttggatctgtctcattttttagctcaagccctaaaataagcaggtaaaacaaatggacggtgtggatcagacacatacataacagtgagccccacagatTTTAGTGGAAAAGGTCTTCTTTTCTTGGTTTTAGCATAGTAGTGTTTCAAACACACCTACATGTCAACATCAAgtggaaattgaaaaaaaaaaaaaaaacccgcccTATGGATCATCTCTGTGTATCATGTGTATGATGGATGAGGATACAATGGATCATCTCTGTGTATTGCCCTTTCCTACATGAGCTGTCAGCTGATATGTTGAACCGATTCAAGGTGATGTGGGTTGCCCCTGACTCATTAGACCGCTACTTGGCCTCTTGGATTGGGGTTCGCTTAGGTAAAGCAAGATCCGGGCTTTGGAGAATGGCGATTCTTGCTATATGGTGGGCAAATTGGGAAGAAAGGAACGCAAGATGTTTCAACAGTTTGAGCAAGCCAGTGGAAAACATCTCCCTTCAGGCCAGGAAGATGATTATCGAATGGGGCTTCTTGTGCCCCAAATTTGAAGGATTGTACTTTGTTGTTCCTAGGGTAGAGATGTGGGTCACCTTCTTGGCATctcttgtatttgtagttgtttccttttcttttctttttttaataaaatttcagtcatctttcaaaaaaaaaacattgccCAGTTAAATATAATACATGTAGATATTAATACCTGAATGTATCAAACCATACATGATAAATATTAGAAATCCAATAGCACATAATTCTGTAATTGAAGCACAACACAGAAGAATAATAATTAAGAAAAGGTCATTAAGAAACAGATAATGCCAGGTATGAAAATTTACCATCACTAACAAAACCAAAATATGATACTGTCAACCCAAAGTGAATACCACCAGTCTGGATCCACTCTACAGCCAAAACATCTGTTGCTGTAAGGCCCCCCTGTACCCAACAAACACACCATAGACATTAGACAATTATACAACATCATAGCAACCATATGGTCTCATCATCAGCTACATGAAAAGACTTCAAATTAGGAGTGTGAAACAATAAACTAAATGTCATACTGAAGCCTAAAAAACATTGCTGAATTAAATTATATCATTAAAAAAAGATGTTCATAAGCAGAATCAAACTATAAAATGCATTACCTGGTTTAAAAATAGAATATAGGAAAACATACTCTAAAGATTTCATAACACTCGTACCTTTATTttcaaattaaagaaaattgttTCTACTTGCTAAACCAGTACATGGTAAAACCAATGTGAAGGGTCATGTTGCTTTGTTCTACTACAGGCAATGCAACTCCAGAACATATATCTTTGGACCTATGATACTTGGATCCTTCAAAAACTAACTCTGACACTTGAACAAGGAAAAGACAATACCCTTCCACAAGACATGCACTCTAGGCATACATGATTTAGAACTAAAGACTTGCTAGGACAGAATTTAGAGTGAATCATACCAGTTTGCCACAATCACAACATctgctttccatccatttttcaaatgaCTTGCATTTTTAATGCAGAGTGGCATCAAAATAATTTGCTGGAAACGTGATTTGAGCAATGGCTTTCAAGAGCAGTGTTAGTGTCTGACTAGAACTACAAAGCTTGCAGTATCAATGGACTGAAAATAAGGCAAAATGACTTTGACAGATTGAAGTTCTTGGAACTTATGGTACCCAGATATGGATGCTAATACAAACATGGATTACCCTAACTGTGATACGAATCTCTATCCTCTACTTACCAAAAATTATGGACAAATTTGTAACATGATAAGACTGACTCATtctatttttttacttaaattaatgaGTTCATGATTTTCACAGTACATGCATGCAAGTACATTATAACAAAAAACAATAAAGCCAATAGTTGAAACCCTCCAAACAAGAAAACCCAATAGTCGATCAGACATCTATTCGAAAGCCCAAAATCTCAAAACCTCCCAAACAAGAAAACACAATGGTTGAAATACATTAACGTATAACCAATACAGAGGATTTGAGTAAAAGGGTGTCAAGAAATCCAATCAGCTATGCAACAAATAGTTGTTCAGGCTCACACCCAATGCCCAATTCACATCCGCTTCGATgctctaaaaaaataataataaataaataaaagtctgAAGAAACCCACAAAACTAAACCAACTCTCATACTCCCCATTCTAATGCACCCCCAAACACATTACATAGAGGGAAATGAGGTCGAAAGCTCAGGAGATGGGAGATTGTGAGCAAAGTCAAGGTTGGAGCAGAGATAGGAGCTGGTAGAGAGTCATCGTAGGAGGCCATCCGGATGGGTAAACGGCAAAAGGTCAGTCGTGAAGGATTCCAGCAGTGATTGGTGTCTCTCATGAAGAAGAGATGGAAGCTTGCTTTCCATCTAGGGGTCTTTATCACCTGCTCGAGGGGATCATAGATCCAGAAGCAAAGGGAAGGTTGGAGAAAAATCGAAGATCGATGCTGAGGATAGCAAAGAGGGTGATCCAGAGGAATGGATAACTGtggggaaaggaaagaagaagaagcatgctAACTCAAAGAAAGGTGGGTTGGGTTCCTCCCTGCAAATCCTCCCCACCGCCTATGTTGACAACTTCCCTTGAGGACTGAATGAATCTTCATTTCTCCAGGGTCTTCAGCCGCTTCAGGACGGTTGGAGGTCCATCATTAGAGGATTTGCAGTCATGCATATGAGCTATCCCAAAGACCTTTTGTGGGCAGTCAATGGTCTAAATGGCGTAAGAATCACCAACAGAAAACTGAGGGTCCAAAAGGCACACTTTGGTACGGAGAAAGTGCACGAAGAGGAGTAAGAGGAATCAAAGTAAGAATTTGAGTGGGTCATGGGAAGAAGGAATCCATCGAAGGCTTCGGGGAGGGGGGAGGGAGATTCAAAGATCGACCTTAGATCTATAGAGAGATGGTGGGAGTGTgcaccgggggggggggggggggggttgttctATATGGAGGAAGTTGGGTTTGGAAGGAGTTGTCACCCTTCGGTCCCATAGTACAGATCCTACCTCAGGTCAACAACAATGCTTGGAATGCTCTTCAATGGGGGCTTTGTGGCATCTCTAAAGCAGGATTTGTCTGTTGAAGACCTGAGTATCTGGCTCGATCTAAAATTGTGGCCTGGGTGAATCTGTTAGCATCTTAAGGCAACTCAGGGATTCGGAGATTTCGGTCTCCTTGCATCAGACGGAGAACATAGAAAGAATCATTCTCCCTAGTCATCTTTTCCAGGAGGGTCCGATCTCATCCATAGCCAAATGGTCTGATCAGTCAGTGTTTGGGAAAGAATATCTAGGTGGAGTTGAGAGAGCTGCAACTGGGGTTCGACAATGAGTTCATGGTGGTCAGTTCATGCTCGGGGGAAGTACTAACCATCAATCCAGCCACTTCCCATTGTGAGAACCTTTGGGCTGCCAGAATCTTCatgattaaaaaatttaaaaaaaaaaaaaaaaaaaaaaaaaaacaaacaaatccaTTACCAAATTGTATCTTGATAATGGTTGGTGATGATAGAGCCCTTGTCCACATTTCTCATGCTGGGCTGAAGTCCTGCAAGAATGGGCTGGAGGTCATGGGAATCAACGGCGCAACTCCTGGCTCAGTGGTGGGGAGGGTTGGATCGGAGGAAAGAGACGATGGTGCACCAGATCAATGCACACGCAGAGCACCAAGTTTGGAGGTGCCTACGTGTGCGGTGGATATGGTTCCGATGACCAATGGTGTTGATGGAGGGCGGCTTGCAAGGATGCGTAGCACTTTCCTTCCTGAGAAGATTCTGTAGTGGGACTGTTGTCTCGTTGCCAGTCTATCCATGCCATTATTACCTCTGAGCACTCTTCCATCTTTTCATGGACCTTCGCGTGTCCTTCAATCTCAAGACGTTCATGCAATGGTGGGCCTCTTTCTGGGACATGTGGATCTTCTCTGCCCCTTGGAGAGATGTTCGTGGGATAGCTATCTGTAAGATTACATGCATTTGACGTCAGCGCCTTTAACTGTCATGCCAAGCTCTCCGTCTCGTGGTTGCCCTTGGCAAGAGAGAAGAACATGTGTCCTCCATTCTTGAGGGTGGGACAGGTGCCTCTCTGCCATCTTGGCATTGCTTATACTGCGTCTGGGCAATCTGTCACCTTGGTGGGAGGGAGGGTCACACGTCCTGTTCAAAGGCATTTGTGCAATGGTGGGGCTTTAGCTGGGACGTGTGCCTATTTTGCAACCTCCAGAGAATCGCTGGTGGGACAACTGTCCATAAATAGGCatgttgatgacattgaagtcatTAATTCTCATGTTACGCCTGTAATCTGTCACCAGCCCTATTTGTGCGTCCCCGCCGGCCTACTCCTTTCAAGGATTGGATGTCTACAAACAACGGGACATGGAGTCTCTCTAGGTGATGTGTGGCCCCTCAAGCCCCTCGATTGGCAGCACTCAACAAAGAGAGGGTGATAATCAGAGCCTTCTTAAGTATCCTCGCACCCGATAGGAGACATTAACCTCCCGTCTGCTAATGACACGTTGGGTCTCAAGGTGATAGTGGGGGTAGGTAGGGAGATTACAGTGCCTATCTCTCAGACGTGTATTTCTTTtaggccttggctttaataagtTTGGTGTGTTCTTTTCTTCTCACATGGGGGATAAAAGGGATTCCGCTCATGCGAAAGGCCTTCGCTTCTTAAAATGATTCATTACCCAGTTACTACCCTTATAAACAATTTCAATGTGCACTATATccattctttttccttttcttttttttttgaaagattatgtCCACCATATCCATATAATTCAGTTctttatgttaaaaaaaaaaaaaaaaccgacaaTGATTGCCTTCATGGTGAAATGCATAACAAATAATGATAGTGCTTAGTGGATGACCAAACAGTAGTCTATATGCtaaaaaaaacaacaagaaacAAGTTCAAAGATACACTGCACTTTATGATAGATATAGAGCACAAACACTTCTTGGCATGAAAGAACAGCAGTAAGATGAAATCACATCCATGTCCATATAAGAAAATTTTAGTTACCTTAACAATAGCTATTGCAGCCGAAACGGGATCTCTAACTCCCAGAACTGTCCAAACAAGAGAATTATCGGAACCAGCAGGGATTATGCCAATTGGAATTGAAATTGCTTCTTTCTGATCATTTCTACTAAGTAGACCATTTAGCACCTACACaaaatcatatacatcacatagaaTCATCACAATGAATAGAACTGACAAAAGTAATTTATAACAAAAAACCACATGTTCCAGGTGTTATAAATGATGAATAGTACAGACATGTTCACACTTTTACATTCAACAACCTAAGATAACATCAACATCATCATTGAAAAAGAGTAAATGGTAACTATGATGAATAGCTATAAACGATGTAGAGATGgagattaacatcaacaggaagGCACCACCATTTCCTCATGCTTTCGGAATCTAGCACCACTATAAGGCTGGCCTCACAGTATACTCGTGCCCAAGGTAATACGAAACCTTTTGATGCGTGTGTTGCTTGGGGAccgtttggttttccaatttcctatgaaatgaaAAGTAAACGAGCCATCATTGTCATTTTCAGGCATTTGTTTAAACAGGAATTATGACTCGTAAATTGAGAGTCAAACACACTTGTAAAGGAAGTAGGTAAAGTTGCAAGAGCTTATCAGAGAGAACCAGATCAACAAGGATTGGATTGGTATCAAAGGAATCATCCTCAACATCGTGTCACTTCTTGGGAGCTCACACGACAAAGATGTGAAAGCCAAACCCAAACGACGATCATGGCAACGGCGAGAGTGTCGGCGACGGAAACAGAATATTTGACGCAGGAAGGTGCGGGCAATCATGGCAAAAGGAACCAACTAATCGAGAAGGATATAGGAGAGCTCGAGCGGGGAAAGAAAACAGAAGAATGGATTCAGGTGGAAAGGAAAGTCCGGGACCGAAGGCAGAAGAACAAATACGACTCTCTGCCAACCCTATTCGTAAAGGGATACCCATCTGGCTGGTATCCTCTCAATCTGGAGAGAGTTTTTGGAAGAGCAGGGGCAGTCATGGATGTCATTATGCCCAGGGACAAGAAGACAGGAGCATATAGAGGCTTCGCCCTCATCAGAATGAGTTTTGAAACAGAACTTGCTCGTGTTGTAGCCATGCTACATGAACAAAGCTTCCAGGGAGAGAAAATGCTAGTGCAGCGAGCAAGATACGGACCAGAGAGAAATCAAACTCACACACAGAAGGGCCACACAATAACCCAACAAAAGATGCTAGTTACTAATATCCCAAGCCCTCAACCTTATCGGGATACCCTCCTTTACTCGTCTCAGAAACCCCGACAGCCGCAATACTTGACCGAACTGACTCCGAGGGGGAGAAACCACAACCTGACGGAAGTGTGAAAATTCCTAACTCCATCCGGGTTCGTGAGGAGGGGGTTCTCAAAGCAAAGGTAGCTCTATCAGATACGGTGGTGACTGTGGCGCATGAGGAGGCGACCATATCCCAAATCAACGACTGGATTGATGAATGCACTTGCATCCGTGCTGGATCTTTTAGCCTGCGTCCTATAGGCTATAACGAGGTGTGGGTCAAAGGCGATTCAGGGGTGAATCTGGAGGCTTTACTCATGGCAGGGGCGATCCACAAGGACGGGCTAGTTAAGGAGGTGAAACCCTGGAGTTCTTTCAGTCCCTTCGGAACCGAAGACGTCTGGGTTCTCGTTTGGGGCATTCCCATTGAACTGTGGAATGAAGAGTTCTTCCACGCGGTTGCAGCCAGCCTCGGCTCCCTTGTGGAATTAGACCTAAAAACAAAACGGGGAGTAGAAATGGGAGTGATTTGAGTTTGCATTAATAGAAGGAAAGGTACGCCTCTTCCCAACCACATCTCTATCATCGTGGGAGAAATTTCAATCAACCTTCCGATCCAAAAGGAAGAGGCAAAGTCCCCCCTTCCGCAGTGAGATCTCTGGCGGTGTAGAGTTCCTCCCGCCCCCTCGGTGAGAAATCGCGCTGTCCATAGGGAAGATGATGGCATGTCTCTTCGGTGCTCCCGCGAATCACCAGAGAATTTCAGTGAGGTAGGTGCTTGTCGAAATCCTCCAGCTCAGAGACAGAAGGATATTGTTCCACGTGTCGATCTCCCCTCTCCCTCCCGGTCTCGAGACGCACGCCCGGTCAGAGCGCTCGTCTCGAGTGAGCGACGTGGCGCTTTACAGCTCATCCATGCAGACGGTTCGCAGCTCGAAGCGGGTACACGTGTAGGTGAAGTTAATCGATTCGAGAGAAATGGTGGCGTCGACGCCACCATTGTTCCACGTGGCATGCATCCAAGGGACACTTCACAGCCACCCACTCCG
Coding sequences within:
- the LOC131232510 gene encoding sphingoid long-chain bases kinase 1-like; amino-acid sequence: MQKPGHLSLNVKSLRMLPQQPLRRLGSRCSQIATGQHSSPTVFPEKRGKVKSSRQNEVNVTSEDPEKVKAQEHRIDIGDEQSDLLGDEVFVGKLVLDKRTTSTKADVQTITETKNQEGVDAKLTRKALVWGSHMLYLDDVIALSYNAGLRYFTVHAYPLRRRSCGLSCFLKPQRSQKDFRFLASSSEEALQWVSGFADQQCFVNCLPHPLVSSKKQGSNMIKSDFPPEQHIKCKSPPTILVILNPRSGHGRSSKVFHGKVEPIFKLAGFKMEVVKTTSAGHAKSLASNVDFSTCPDGIICVGGDGIVNEVLNGLLSRNDQKEAISIPIGIIPAGSDNSLVWTVLGVRDPVSAAIAIVKGGLTATDVLAVEWIQTGGIHFGLTVSYFGFVSDVLELSEKYQKRFGPLRYFVAGFFKFLCLPKYSFEVEYLPVEKAASDPEGKGLKDHGITEMSDLYLDIMRRSNNDGIPRASSLSSIDSIMTPSRMSGDLDTTGSTHASTEPSEYVRGLDPKTKRLSSGRSNAVAEPEEVIHPQLPLSATPNWPRTRSRSRTDKGWTGLTATNDSRCSWGNTAMNDKEDISSTMSDPGPIWDAEPKWDTEPHWGDENPIELPGPPPNDAEDVGVMKEVAPKYEEKWITRKGQFLGVLVCNHSCKTVQSAQVVAPKAEHDDNTLDLLLVHGSGRMRLLRFFLRLQLGRHLSLPYVEYVKVKSVKIKPDKSIHKGCGIDGELLTVNGQVTCHLLPEQCRLIGRSARDRV